TTTCTCTGGTTCCTGGTTCGTATGGTCCAGTTACCAGGTAAACATCCGGTTAAACATGCCAGTTAGATTTGTTGGAAGAAAAAGTTTTTTTCGAGGGAATTCACTGTTTTGGTTGGCagcaaatttaagaaataatggtGTCGGAAGAGTTGTTGTTCGTACAAGAGAGGAGAAGGAATTTCCAGAGAAATGTTATTACGTTTTAACCAATGTCAAACCAGATTTCTCCGAACCGGTATGTTCATAGACCTTCATAAAAATACTTTGCGACCACATAACCTGAACCAGTTCGGCCAAAAGTTATTTCGGCcactgactacaagtgcagaaaaactattcggctggttgttaccggcctgtttcttttgttacttttgttttttatctgacttgtacgacgtttcaagaaagtaataatacattttgcaagactaaacatttgagaaatttagatagccataaagcagtaaatgtaagttataataatatgaggcaggcattacctgtaaatggggacgaagtctgtatgaattatttttttgtaactattgtaaatatttgttaaaaaaaaagaaacggaaataccgtaacgtttccgattttggttctgttgttagggattttagttgtgacgttatttaagttatgacgtcatatgcaatgtaaacaaagaaacgctatcatcaggtaacgtttttttcatatcgaggaattattaaaaatgaaattggaatTGTGTTcctcctattttatactagactgacatatatattttactcaaagtttcatacaaacgagaccggaaaaggaagtacattgtagatttctgcgcagatctgGAAAttcaaaaacacaacaaaaaaaaattgaacgattttgagttcattagtacaatgaaaatgttgggaaaattttcccgatttttttttttttttttttttttattgaattttctactgttattggggacttcgtccccatataaacaccttttttttcatttcccttcaatcgagatttttttttcaagaaaaaaaaatcaggaatctaatgatttgataaaaaagaaccgtttcaagtaaaagatgaatgttgtacattaaaactttttaaaatgcaacttcgtaaaaaagtagtatattaaagaaatattttagtggtaagtaggataacgtttgatttttatagatgaaacggaaagcggggaggggggggggctaattcattttaaaaataacaggccgtcatctttttttttttatgaaaaaatgcaggatgtgccattccatccccccatcccccttaaaaaaaatcgtaaaaatcgcgcgtttgttgccaaatacatgaatttaatattcagttggaacaccccttttttgcatgatcaatgcatttaaatggggacataaagttggccCCCTTCcccctgttttgtcctggatttggacctggatccgccactgatataaattcgataacaatataaatgtatcaaaagaatgaatttccttcttcattagtgaatgaaatgtttatgaaaaaatggattttgtcttaatattatattcaGACAtagactttaatttttttattcatgttcgtctctagatctgcaagtgttgatcgggaataaatatattaaccaatcgcagcttaccgcccaaaattgatgactaagttgaatgattttcttctagatttgctgcttatttggacgtgtattacatgaacactttttgtttataggatcaatcgtgcattggtgagttgatagggattttatcttttgaaaagatttgatttttatttacttatttcctgtcttatttttattgaaatatacacgtcagtatcaccatttctttactttcagcattgtccaaaatactattcatatccatatattgaagaaaacatttattgaccgaacattttgcttcataaagggagAGGTATGTTCTATTTTGAGAATATTGACTATTTACTTTtaacgccatcacccaaatgttttgtttaaattagcactatttacAGTATTCGGAAAATTaggaatcatgcaaaacattaatttgtcatttgcttgaccataataatttttttctcataaaatttgggatcaaaatatcttttttaggaGATAGccataccccccctttttttgaagttaaatgtctaatcccttagtgtactgatatgaatagtattttacaggaaatgtttgaaaaaagatattgatgctaacgtaaatattttgttcaataaaaagacaggaaataagtcggtgaaccaaaaagttcaaatctaattgaaagttaaagtgcccatgaactcactgatcatgcacgagtgattcttttcataaaaagtgtccgtgtaacaactaaaaagagtccgtgtatcatctaAAAAGAGTCCATGTAACACCctttaatgtactgtttttctatagctctgcggggggcaaagtcgtacaaaaatattttattggaacaaactcaattacaataattggcaacgGCCCATACAACTAGTATACTAATAGTAATGATGCAGCAATTAAACAATACTACATAGCATATCATTGTGCACATTTCGAACAATGAAATGTgcagttataaatatcaatatatataggttaATTTGTAAGAATagactactgacataagtatatTGTATGTTATAGCTTCAAATTGTTCATATTACTCATTTATAAGTACATTTTTCCTTAATTCAAATGATTGATTATTAAAAGATGATATTAATCTAAGTGTTTTTCTACACTTGTTATTAAGTAATAGTTTGATATATTCATCCTCAGTTTTAGACTGTTTGtcataatttttgaaattgaacaattttgatataagaacatttatttagttgtgacgttatttaagttatgacgccatattcaatgtaaacaaagaaacgctgttattcaggtaacatttttttcatatcaaacaattatttaaaatgattgggtgttgaattccttcctatatttgttgatatgttgataaatatacattttattcaaagtctcatgccaACAAAACCGGAAACGGAAGAAGACAAGAaacggaagtagatctgaaaaaaaaagttaacgattttgagttcattagtaaaatgaaaaattcgggaaatttcccgaaatttttgaattttttttaatgatttttctaccgtaattggggactttgtccccatattAACATAGTGATATTATACAATAAAACGATAAGATAAATTGAATTACAtataatatttatacatcatatttttctgtcttgacTTGTCCATGTTGTCTGATTTGCACTATATATGGTGATACGGTAATTATTTTTATGGAAATTATATAGTTGATCTGTTACCTGTCACCAAGTCTTTCTTGCTCTCCTTTAGCAGGAGCTTCACTTCCTATTCTCAGAACTCCAAGACAACTTATTTATAAAGATTAAATTAAATCAGTCAGACCAGCTATTATTAGGCCTAATATATAGATCACCATCAAACAGATCACAAAAAAGTAACAGGTAACCAGTTCAATAATCACTATGTGGAGCATACATGTAGCTCCTATCTTATTGTCAACATAATAGATGTGAGATTTCGTGGCTTCAGTcttcattaattttcgtggtcATTTCCATTCCGTCAACATGAACATTTCTTCCCATTTCcattccgttttccgtttccgccgtttagaaACACCCATTTCAAAGAGGAGGAAAGATAATTGATTCTGGTTGTGATGTTTAATAAAATCATTCAATTCAAAAAAGTTTTAGAAGATACATGTACTTTATGTTCTACAATATTCAATGTCATATTCCAtgtattaaacatttttaaaaaagatatagaaagatgtagtatgagtgtaAATGAGATGTTCATTATGATTAATAAATTGACCTACATGCATCATTCatgtcaaagggagataaatgcAAATTGTTATTTGAAGCAAAAAtatctagatataagaagatgtggtatgagtgccaatgagacaactctccatccaacatGTGTCCAagacacaatttataaaagtaaaccattataggttaaagtaaaGTCTTCAACAAGGACCCTTGGCTCTAatataacatgtttaaacaaatttattgaCATTTagccaacattttttttaaataaaaaaatccaacAGTCCATTCTGAATCGCACGAATGACATACGCATGTGACCttataatacaaatatttcaaaaaacatAGTTTCATCATCTTCTGCTAATAATTTCAATACTAAatgctttaaaatcttttaattgGAATTTATTCCTCTGTTTTTCTTTCTTCTAAACATGTGTTATACTATATAAAACATGCTTATGTTGATAAAATAACCGAAAAGAAAAGATGCTAATTCTTTCTGGTTCCGTTTCCGTTCCGTATttcgttccgttttccgtttccgccgtttagcaacacacCTTTGAAACATGTTGAAAAATCATATTGATAAAAACTTTAAGAACatcaaacatgacaaatatgGATGCTTTAGAGCTATTCCTAAAACAACATAAATTTTGTGCTGATGAGATACATACAAACAAATTATGTACAAAAACTAGATTGACAGTAGTGAGTACCATTGATGGTTAGAACaacatcaacaatgaacaacttacaaattttcacatttttagattttgaaataattgttaCAATTATACATTGTACCATCAGCCTGCAGATGAtcaaattttttagttttcaaaataattgttcaGTTTATATGTTTTTCAGAATCTACTGAAAGGCGAAGTGTGGGGAGAACGCATATTTAGAGGGAAACAATGTGGAATTCAAAAAGTGGAAAAACCACATCAAAAAGACTGGAAACTTATTCCAAAAGAGGAGGAAGCAGCATTCTGTCAAATAACAGATGTATTTGAAGAGACAAAATATGTACCTAAACTTATACCATTTCCTCCTTTGTTAGGAGTTATTCTCCAGGCACGGAATAACTTACCTCAAAAACCATTGTTAAAAATAGACTTACCAGAAGGTGCTGACGGAGTGGAGGAAGAATTCGTACAAGATGAGGGAGACAATGTGATAGGAATCGTGTGAATAAAACTTATTTAGTCCCAGAAAATATAATGTGTTTACTGTGTGGTATATGTTTTAATGTTCTCTGATCCTTTCAGGctaaaataaactgataaagAAACAGCCTAAAATAAGATATTCATATGGAAGTGGTTAGGCCGTCAAAATCAAGCAATGACTAAACCAATACTTTGCATACAACCTGGTTTCAtacttatttattatttcatgCAGAATTTATTCAGCAATATGAATAGAAGGAGGTGtggaatatacattgtatgtcaacAAAAACGGCAACCCAacaccaataaaaaaaaagacatcttGAAGTTTACgtacaaaatgtacattattTAAGGTAAAATGTTCATTTACAAATGTCGAGCTATAATTTGACCGCATCTATATATGGCCTTTTGCAAATTACTGATTTGTGAATTGACAATTAACAATCTTTTAACTCATTTTGATGGGCTGGAAGAACCCTTCGGGCTTgaacatttgtttaaatatttcattgctttttttgTCATCATGATATTAATAACATTGTAAATCAAAGAATAAAATTTTCTTTGGAGGAAAATCAAGCCTAGGCTTAATGACAGTAGCATGAGTAGTACAAACATACTTGGTCAAAGGAACCACAAACCTTCTTAAACTTCATACATAAAACAGTAGAGAACATCCTAAACTTCATATATCAAACAGTAGAGAAAATCCTTAACTTCATACATCAACCAGTAGAGAAAATCCTAAACTTCATAGATCAAACAGTGGAGAAAATCCTTAACTTCGTACATCAAACAGTAGAGAAAATCCTTAACATCATAGATAAAACAGTAGAGAAAATCCTTAACTTCATACATCAAACAGTAGAGAAAATCCTTAACTTCATACATAAAACAGTAGAGAAAATCATTAACTTCATACATATAACAGTAGAGAAAATCCTAAACTTCATACATCAAACAGTAGAGAAAATCCTGAACTTCATACATCAAACAGAAGAGAAAATCCTAAACTTCATACATCAAACAGTAGAGAAAATCCTGAACTTCATACATCAAACAGTTGAGAAAATCCTCGTAGATAAAACTGAAGAGAAAATTTATGCAAATAATACAACTGAGTActgcaataataagaacttgcatACTTCtgatacctacatgtacatgtatatctgtaTGCTGTTTGTTTCTGAAATCTCATTAATTAATCTCAaatttttggtccatttttcaaAAATCACATAGTTAATGCctcaataatttttgaatttgtagaacatgtatataatattcaTTTCGATGTACATTTGTAAATCATGTAGGGGTAAATAACTTACATTGttcatatatataagaagatgtggtcaaggccgtaactacccttgaggcaagtgaggcaattgcctcactaaaatttcgacactgaattttttttataagcatatataaatataatagtcatttgttgttctgtctcaaccttaatttctataacttgtcatcattccttttaaattattcttcctggatataagcAGCTGATAATTAGTTATCGAAGGtatcagaattataatttaataactcagcatctcaacaggtgatgtttctcgattccataaaccaaggatttgtatatggatttactatacaaatccttgcataaacctagtaacgataatcatcatggatctttgGTTAAAAACAGTCTCTTGCATAAAAAAAGGAAAGCGCTACCGtaaaggtaaagaaggaatattTCTAGTAAACTTAGAACTAATCCAAAAaagataagtagactgacaaatcaagtactgggcatcgcaagggaGCAGTCAGCATGTCTGCGTATTTATTTCTCTGTTTCACTAACTTTATAATCTATCTCttaacagataaataaaatataaataatatgaaacatgtttGGATTTGTATTTATCCATGTTGCTTTAACCTTAAAAGTTGAAAGAACATGCCATGACATTATTGAGGAACGGTAGAAACTTTAAGGCGGGATTCTGTCTTTACTTATttgggactacggaatttcgtgtctttatattcggggtttcggaatcgtAAACCCCCAACGCCTAACCCcaaaatttatagattctggaactaaaataccatcGACTATTtctagaaataatttgaaattacggacCTACATGTTAACGGCGAAAACTCCAGGCCAATTCCCCTGTGCCCATATCATACTTACTctagatagaatcatattcatGTATCTTATCttattctatccctagtttgtttacactttgtcagcataaaagcgagtttgatATTTTGTTACTACCACTGTATATGATGGTGCTaccaggaaagcttaattcccttttgcaaacaaaactgttactaccgatgctgctaccgaattgTTGATGGAGAAGAAATCGTAAGAAGACGTCGATCATTGTGTCGATGTGCTACCGCTAGAAACACAGACTtccctgaaacgactgaaaacttggaaaagaacATGCATGATTGGTgagagattgtgcggtcttgTCATGCTCTATGTTCATCTCGATAAGGATGTCAGCAGACCAAATATACTGAAACTATTTGACGAAACCGGCCttagaaaaatttggcaaactctactgaatcgatgtgtgttctatgttctggcgacagactcaaattgatatttggatgattatcttacatcaaaatttaaataaagttgttaaaaatttggtgttagtaaaagtctttaaatatgaaaaatttatataaaaagtgtccaaatttaaaacattgtcaAACTCTCTGGAAAgtctagaatgcaggattttgcaccattcattttataccctccaaaaaaaaaaaaaatcgcctcgcttcgctcggctcaattactttgcctcactaaaataataTGCCTAGTTACGGCTTtggtggtatgagtgccaataagtcaactccccatccaagtcacaatttttaaaagtaaaccataatagatcaaagtacggtcttcaacacagagcttggCTCAAACTGAACATCAAGTTATACATCAACTAGAAAGACTATTCAAATATAAGACACAATGCTCACCTTGTTACAATTATACGCAGGAGGAAGATCAtgcaacaattatatataaatgttcagAAATTAATAATGAATAGAGAGGATTTGTTATTGATTCCTGATAATTaattgtccagtggcaaatgttatCCAAAATGAGGGATAGAACATAAGGATTTATTCTGGATCCAGCAATGAGTCAACTGTGTACATCTTTAATAATCAAACTGAATTGGAAGATAAAAACAACATTGATCTACTAGTTGATATAAAGTGGCGatacatatctctgtgtcaacagcgTATTACTAATCTTTAGTGTGTTTTGCTTCTgtcttgaaaattataatagatagatagattTGGTTAGTAGAATGGTGAGCGATACAAAATCAAGACAAAAGCCGAATTGCGAGAATCGTGAATCAACGCTTTATTTGAGATATTATacaaaagaatatgtggtatgattgccaatgagacaactctccaaattaaaagacacataaattaacaactataggttaccgtacgg
This genomic window from Mytilus galloprovincialis chromosome 9, xbMytGall1.hap1.1, whole genome shotgun sequence contains:
- the LOC143046325 gene encoding small ribosomal subunit protein mS34-like — encoded protein: MPVRFVGRKSFFRGNSLFWLAANLRNNGVGRVVVRTREEKEFPEKCYYVLTNVKPDFSEPNLLKGEVWGERIFRGKQCGIQKVEKPHQKDWKLIPKEEEAAFCQITDVFEETKYVPKLIPFPPLLGVILQARNNLPQKPLLKIDLPEGADGVEEEFVQDEGDNVIGIV